The following nucleotide sequence is from Lathamus discolor isolate bLatDis1 chromosome Z, bLatDis1.hap1, whole genome shotgun sequence.
ACAGCTGGAGAAACATTTTCAGTGGGGCTTGAATGAAGAAACAGTTTGGAATGAAGTCTATGAAACAATCTCACATATCAGCACGGTCACAGGATTTTAAAACACTCTCCCTCTTTCCGAAATACACTAcaccaaaacactgcaaaattttttttacaaaaccTAGAAGGGTGACCAAATGATACAACGCAAATTTAACCCACCACTGTTGTTTACAGTAGTATCTGTCCTGTTCCCTCCTAAGGACACATTTCAGTGATCTGGAAATGTCTCTAAGATTTTGAAAAACTGCAAGATGTTTTTATCTGGCTCAGACAACACAACACACAGGATGCCACCACTGCACGCCAAGGACCACGTGTGAGAAGTGTAAAGAAGGCATCTTATTAAGTGTTGCtggctttttcctctccttccagtGTTTTTTATCTGCTTTGTAGTGTGAAAGGCTTTGGGTTGGTCCCTGGTGTTACTCTTCCCTGCACTTTTTTCCTGCAAGTCGCAGAAGACAGTCCTGGAGGGagaactgcagcagagcaggacgGAGTCGCCATTCAACACCCCCCTCATTCAGACATGACCCTTCAGTCTCCTGCTGCGATGAAAGTCAGAGAGAAGTCAGGTTTGTCTCTGACTGAGCCCATTTCATACAGAGAAACCTGTGTCAGGCAGAGTGACCCCAGTTGAAGAGGTGGGTAAAAAGCAGGCCAGAGCAGTGAGCAGCGGGAGAACTCAGGGGGCGGGCAACCCATGCCTCTCCAAGAATCACAGCTTCCATTTCTCATCATCAGGCACTGAGCCACCAAGCCGCCAAGCTTGTCCAGTGGGGAAGAATGAGGATGACAATGGAGGTCATGGGTGTGGGAGTAAGGTATGGAGGTCTTCAGCAGGAGAAAGCAATGCTGAAACAAAATCCCATGGCATGTCAGCTTTTTGAAATAAGATAGTTcacgggaaaaaaaaaacccaaaacactccaaaaccCTTACAAACAAGTGAAGTAATCAGGACTGTGCAGATTGTCATGGAACTTCCTGTTGCTGAGACCAATGAAAACCCTTGCTGCTCCTCCAAAAAGCATTATGACAGTGGTAGCCACTAGAGAGCAGCCTTGAAATCTCCTCTAAGAATCAGCAAGATTTATTTTTGAAGGAAGAAGTGAAACCTGAGTTGACACTGCAGAGGACTTTCACAAGAAATCCCCTCGCttggtttgtttcatttctgaccAGTATGGAAAACCCCAGCACCACCGGTTTCTTGTTACAGGCTTAGCTTAAACTGGCCAGTGCAGAGATGAGGCTGGGAATCTGTCCCCTTTAATTCATACCATCAGTTACTGGAGGGGGAGTTTCTATGGGCCCAGGTTCTTCTCTGGGTTACACCATCCTCAGCACCACAGCCTGCCAGGAGATACAATGCCAAAGCAGAGGCCAGCAGTATGTCCAGAGCTGCCCATCTCCACCCATATGTGACAGCTTAGACTACTCAGCAGGAAAAAGTAAGAACTGTCACTTTACCCATTAAGTTCAGTGGGTAAAAAAGtctgctgaaaataaaaggcCTGATTAAGGGTCAGAAATTTTGCTGTATTACTTCAATCTTACACTAAGTAACCGTCTTGGATATATGCAAGTAATACAGGAAGAATCAGGCTTCTCAGCTGTCTGCCCAGTTTTCGCTTTCCCCCAGGGATGCAGATACATCACAGGATGCTCAGACCTATAGAAAAGCCTCATACCTGAAAAGAGCTCCTTCCACTCCACTTCCGATGGAAAACAATACAAATTGTAGGCTTTGTGGATCTGTGTTTTAGAAAGTGGATATCACCAAGCAGATCCATCTTCCCTGGATGGAAGTCACGTCAATTTCCATATTGTGGCAGCACCTACTCCGCAGCAACACACAAATGTTCTGTGTATGCTGTGCAGTGTCACCATAAACAGTGTCACAGTTCCTTTTCACAAACAGAGACGCCAAGGTAGTAAGGAGATTTGTCCACAGCAAAACCAGTTGTTTGTTGATTTGTATCCACAAGAAATTATGGTTATCCAGCCGCTTTAGCTGTGTGTCTCAATTCCTCTAAAACCTCAGgaatttacagcatcatttcaaCTCCTTATCACAGATGAGTGTCTCTTTCAAGTTTCCAAAAATTTTATATGAACAGGTAGAAGAGAGAGATCCTACCAGCGCCAACAGTGTCAGAAATGTAAGCACAACCATCACTGAGGTTGTGGTTAGATGACTGTGTCTGAGGCTTCAGGTCTTTCACAACCACAGTTAAACCCAGTGAACCCGATGCAGAATTCCACTCCAGCACACACCTATTCTGCCAGTTTGGACTTTGTTAGAAATGTTGCTGTGTTAATTTCCTTCTGGCAAATTTTCATCCAAATAAGGTACTGTTCTCAGGCAGAAAAGTCATTCAGCATAAAAGCATCATGAGATAGGATGATCATAGGCACTCTGTACTACCACAGTCTCACGCCCACACCTGATGCACATAGACATTGCTAGTGGTCCTTGCCAAATCCAAGCTGATTAATAAAGGAACTGTGCTCTGATTCGAATGGAATCAGCAGTGTCTTCCCCTCCAGGGGAAGGTCATCTCATAAGATCGCCTTTAGAGCTGTTGCAAGATACCAAGTACAGGTGATAGCATCCCAAACCTTTACCTACACATTTATGTTTTCATCCTCTCTCAAAGGGACTCCAAAATACGTTCTTTGGCTTCAGTTCTGGTGATGGCTCCTTCCACTCTCTGGCTTCAGAGATCTAGTATCAAGCTCCTGGAACTTGATCTCTCTTAATTTCCAGCCTCTTGCTCTATTTGGGGCAGGGAGGAGCTGCTCCTACAGAAAATACTCTTTCTCAgccctggggaggggaagggaaagctcagggaagaggcagctgctgctgtgtcccaGTCTGGTAGCTTCAAGACATTGCCTGAAACCTCTCTGCAAAATCAAAGACATGTAAGAGCCAAGGACAAATTTCTCCTAACCAAAACCTCTGCACAACGCTGGGGTGCAAGAGGGATTATGATTGCGACTTTATCCAAGCTGTGGAGCCTAATGGGTGTCCAAATTGAAGAAAGATGCTCAGATAATTTGCTGCAGTATTAAGAAAGAGTGACTGAGGGGAGGCTCTGCAATAAGGGCCTGAGCCACCACTGAGTAAAGAGCAGGTACCAAGGGCTGATGGCCTTGGTTGTGTTAATGAAGGCGCAAAGAAGATGGGGAAAATGGGGCATCACGTAAATAAGAGCAAGTATTTTACAGATGCTGTTGGCATTTTTTAAGACATCTGCACAGAAgagaaaccttttaaaaatgaggTATTTCAGCACAGGCTGTTTTAGGACACTAAACAAGAGTCAGGGGTTAGTTGaagtatgtaaaaaaaaaagttactttggTAATATGGAGCCTTATTACCACCCCAGGTGAAAGGCAGATTTCTTGTATCTTCCTGAATATCATGTGAGCAACACAAATATGCAAACACACAAAGAATCAAACATTAAAGAAAGAACCTCTCGAACATCCTCTCACTTTATCCAGATTCTCCACTATGGAGAGAATAAAAGAGCAAATGACAAATGAGCTGGGTTAAGTACTCTGATAAGGCACTCCTGGAGGTGTTCAGGGAATGAGTGATGAGCACTCCAGAGGAATCCTTGAAGAGAATTATGAACTTGGCTTCCCTTACACTGGTGCTTATGAATGGGTAAGGAAACTATCTTCCATCAACTCAAAGGCTTCATTTCTGCTCTAGCTTTTCTcaaaattctcattttaaaaagggGTTCATGCATATGTATTACATCTGATCCTTGTACATGTATACAGGACACTGCCAAATTTTCCCATGGtcacaaatattaaaaatatctttcccCAAAGTTTCTGCTTCTCCTCACACTGTGCAATAAGTATCTTCAGGCTGTGGCTGAACCTGGGAAGTTTCCTTAGTGTAGGGATTTACTAGTGAGAATGGTTTTCAGGCTGAAGTGGCTCCTCTGACAGAGGATTACGCTCCACAGTTACCactcagaagaaagcaaagagaacaaagaagaCAGCGCACACACATCCCTCACTATTTGGAGGTACCTAAACACTCACATCTCTAAGCTGCATTCTGCTCCTGGGCTTTTGCCGTTCACTGAAATTCTCTCATCTACTTCATCAGCTGAGGATAACAGAAGACGACTGCGTGGTGGGCAGCCCTCCCAGACGTTTGTGCAGACAGGTCTGAGTGCCTGTGGATGAGTGCAGGGAATACAACATGCCTTCTGCCTTCTGCCTCACCTGGCAATGCTTGGGTGACAAATGCCAGTAAGTCAGATGTGGCATCTTCAGAAAAGCTTCTCCCAGCCATAGATTCTTGTGCTAGAGATTTCCCCATGCCTCGTCATGAGACAGTAAATATTCACACAGGGTTTCTCTCCAACAGAAAAGCCTTCACTGAACCCAGACCTCTCATGTAGTAATTTTCACACCTCCTCTGATAAACAGGATCACTTGAGCCAGGCCCTACAGGAAGTCAGACAAAAGTTCTTCATGGTCGAAATGCTCCTAATAAAAGGAATGCGGGAATTACACTCCCAAATGTATTCTTGATCCCCTTGTGTCACACACACATCATGCTGTTCAAATCAACTATCAAACAgcctcagctgctctgcccaAGACGGATGGTGCACTGCCCGCACATTGTAGGAGAAAACCGCTGACTTGCTATGCAGCTGCTCAACACCTCGCCAATGGCAGCAGGTGCTGCAGCAAACAGCACAAGAAATGTTCACATTTAAATCCGCAGATATTTCAGGATCTACAATGGCTCTCTAATTCGCCAAGCTCAAGTGCTTTTTTGGTCTTCTTGGGTTTCCTCATGCAGAAAACCAACTTTTTTGCGAAAGGAGTTCGTGTAAGTCCTTCTGTTCACCTTTCCAGGAACATCTTCAAGAAGGTCTTATCCTGTGTTGCACGCAACACATTGCCGATCCACTGCAACTGCTCTGTGTCTTGCTCCAATGATCTGAGATGGGTTAAAAGACTGCTTTGAAGCATCCCAGGCAGCTTTAAAGGATACTTATTAGGAGTACAGAAGTTTATTACTAGGAACCATGCTGGCTTGTATTGGAGGGTTTGCAGACACCAAGTTCAGTGTTACTATCAGCTGTACAAAAGTTGTATGTCAGGGTGGTAAAAACAGCCTGTTTGCTATCTGAAGCACTTAGCAGTTACTTCACACATACACCCACATGAATTGTGTTCATCTTCCACACTTCAGTCAAATTAGCAGTTTAGTTCCCTGCAGTCctttttgtggtttgtgtttctgttatCCACATAACACTGGTTCAAACCAGTGAAGTGGGGCAGGAGTAGTAAATAACCAGGGAGCATCGGGAGTCCTGGTAAAGCTACTCTGCCCAGTCCACTTCTGAAAAAGAACCTGCTAGGTAGCCCATTGCTGATTAAGTTAATTACTGCACCTCCTCGAATTGTTCTGTCAAGTTAAAATTCCCCATGTAAAGACTAATGACAGATTTCCAAATTTAGACTGGACCCCCTAATACCTTTCTGCTGAGGTATCCTGATATTAAAGAGCACCAATTCTTTCTTTGGGTAAGCCAATTTGATGACAGAAGTACCTCTGTTCATTCTTATTCTCTCATAAtttttgaaaaaatattcagattACAATATCACGCATGCTCTATACAATATTCCTTCCTGGGCCTACCTACCACAAGTaggttttcttctctgctctggAAATCAGCTGGCCACAGTGAAGCTGTACAGACAGATTTTGTGGTCTCTGCTGAATCACACCTTTTGCTTCTGgctttttaaatattgaaaagatgatgtaaatattaaaataaaagaaaattttctgCAATCTTCCAAGGGTtgcatggcatcccttctcCCTATTTTTGCCTGCAATCTTTAACTGCAACACAGCTGGTCAAAGGTATAGCAAGGATGAGACAAGCTGACTGTATGCACTCTGCAATGCTAAAGGTGCCAAGCTACCTTCTGCCAGCTGAGAGCTCTGCTGAGCACATCTGCTGTTTAGAAATCACCAAAAGCAGATCATGTAAGAATgactttggtatttttttaatcaatgaCATCCTTACACATTGCCACATACTCATCTTTTCCTAGAAATTAGTTCTTTGCCTCATCACCAGCTGCAAACTGCAGTAGCTTGAGTCATCAGCTAACAggtcccatttttttttcttgaacatATGGCAGTTGCACATTTAAAGGATACTGTCTGGAATGATTCATTATAAATATAAGTTTCTCATTCTCACTAGAATGTAAATTCCAGTGAACATTTTAACATCAGACACAAAGTAAATGCCTTGTTGCATAGAGAAACAAGAATGagcagaaatacagttttcccAGATGCtccattaaaacaaacattAGTGTCAGCAGCCCTTCCCACATCGTTTATAGGTAAGAAGCAACAATTATCAACCTCATTTCAAGCACTTGCAGCTACAGGCAATGCTGATTTTGAAAGTGGTCATGAGAGTACCTTTACACAAGGAGTCTAGCTGAGACCTACAGTACCCTGTCTCACATCTTGTTAGACGTTGCTCAAAACACCTCATGGAGGTTCGCTATCAAAAATCCCGTTCTATAGGAGTAATAGCAATACCACTTCAAAGAAATTATTGACATCTGCTGATTTTTTTGGCAAGAAACACAGTTAAAATCATcctcttttctgaagaaacGAAGCCAAGTATTAGCTATTTATATTCTGCATACTACTCCAAGTTCACAACTGGATTGGGTAATGGACTAAATCCAGACCTTATTCAAGGTTGCcataactttaaaaagaaaacaatcacCCTGAACAATTTTTGGAAGCATCACTGGCTCAGATTTACACCAGTGGAAATAAGGATGGAACTTAAGCACTCTAGGTAATATTACTACTTCTTCGCAATGGCCACTGTTAATAAAAACTTCTAAGTACTTGCAAAGCATACGTAGATCTACACCTATAAAAGTTACTACAAAGAAGTAAGCTTGGCTTgtgtttctatattttttttagatctattatttttattttatattaagaGGTCATAAGTGCTTGATTTTCTATTTCgaaaagagaaggaggagaaagataTGCTGTAACCACTGTGAATGTCACGACAAGGACCCAAAAGCTGATCAGTCAGAGGAGGACTTCTACTGAATTTATTAACCATTTTTTTGTGACACCTGCTTAATTCTGTAGTAAATGACACCTGTGAAATACATGGCTGCTCACAGCTCTGGAGAACTTTTTACCAGACAAATATCATTAATAACATCAAGAAATACCTGAAACAGAAAGcgaaacacacacaaaaagaaatctgaggCAAAACTTTAAGATCTCTAAATCTCCACTGCCTTTGCACTTCTTTAatgatgtgaaagaaaacaaaaagcctgtTAAAAAAGGCTTTGTATGTTTGCCTTTTACATATCCACACAGCTGCCAAAACTGCCGCTGTCCTTTCTTGTGATCATGGTAAATTTCAGTGGGTGGTCTGAGCAGGGATAAACCTGTCATAAGGACAAATAAAGTGCAGGGTTTCTTAATGACAGCAGGTTGTATAAATTACTTCTGTGTTACATTTGGGAAAAAAGCCACCAAAGATTTCCAAAGGAGTGCTAACAGACAAAGTTGGGTATTCCCATGCTCTCCTCCTGCTTGCAGTTTCTGGGCAGATGAAGTCATGACAGCCCTTCAGTCTCTGCAAAATGATGTATTCAGTCAAAAATGACATAAACCCAAATCTGACCTGACCCTTCAGTTTCATTTCACTTCCCCTCTGAAGCTTTGAGCTCTTACCTGGTGCAGTTTTGTAAGACACGGTTCTGGTGGTGGGCATGGGTGGTGCACTCTTTATAACAGGGCTTGGTGCCATCTGCAGACCTTGCCGTtgcctcttcagctcctcttctcGCTGCTGGGCAGCTCTGATCTCTTCTTCTATCATCGATAAAGTCCGCTGCTTCCTTGACCGTAACTTGAAAGGGCCCACGGTCACTTCAGATTCCTGCGTGGCCAGGATGGAGGCTGTGCTCctcagctcagctgcctctgaaTACTTGCTGAAATAGCTAACCTCGTGCCTGTTCTCCTCCACAAGGAATGGCTGGCTGGCTGAGTACACAGGAGACTGCTGCAAACTCTTCCCTTCCCTGAGTCCtgagtcttcctcttttgaAATCTTTGGTATGGCGTCCCTTTTTTCCTGGACAGGTGAGGACACCTGGGGTGGCTCGAACATTGGGTTCTGCTGCCCCTTGGAGGCTGGAGCTGGCCCAGTGGTGGCTGGCTGCTCTTTGACCGAGACCTCCTTCTCCAATCGggtttcttctttcctgcagCTTGCTTTATCCGCCTGCTCGGCTATGGCTTGTTGGATGGCGTTTTGAACCAGCAGGCCAGCATGGTACTCCAGCTGGTCATCAATCAGCATGGAGTCCGCCAAGGCAGAGGAGGGTGAGTCGCAGCCTGGGTCGCTGAATGACTTAGAGATGCCTTCACCCCTGCACTCTGCTGGAGTGTCGGCCTGTGGGGTCTGCGGCAGGGAGAAATCAGCCAGTGAGCTTTCCTGCAGGGCGCTCATGGTCTCGTTGGAAGCACCACTGTCACTGATGTTATCCATGCTGAAGTCGTTGGAAAGGGTCTCCAAGACGGTGGTATCCTGAGACCTGACAGACAAGTCATCCAAGCCAGAGTCAAGCTCCTCTGGAGGAGAAGAGGCGCTGCCTGACTTTGGGAACTGGTCTAGCATGCCCTGTCCATCATCCTTCACCACCGTGAAGACTGCTCTTGCACTCATGAATTCTCCATCCTCTGCCCACAGCTTCGAGGcctgtccagctctggagctgtcACTGCATGGTAACTCTCTTACGGGGTCAGCAGTTGTAGTCTGAGTACTTGTATCATCTTCTGAGGCACAGGAGACCTTCTGTGCTTTGACAACAGTGGCACTGTTCCCCTCTGGCTGTCCTGCTGGCCCGCACACTGAAACGGGTCTTGTCAGGGAGGGCAGCGGCCTATCAACATGAGGAGAATTGAGGCTTTTGTAGAAGGGTTTGATGGAGAACATTTTGGGTGTTCCTGACCGCCTCGGTGGGGCCTGGCCCTGAGACAGCCCTGAATGCTCCATCTGCTGGAACTGCTTTCTGGCGGCTGAGAAGTCAATCTGCTCTGTGACAATATCCTCTTTCTTGATAGTGACTGGCTCTGGTGGCACAAAGGATGTTgcaccttgctgctgctgtctctccttGCGCTCCTTGTACTTCTTGTGGGACTCCAGATGCTCTTCATCCAGTTGATCCTCCAGGGTCTTCTCCTGGGGAGGGTTCCACCATT
It contains:
- the PALM2AKAP2 gene encoding PALM2-AKAP2 fusion protein isoform X2 encodes the protein MFRYTAPWQVLCLSMEQRLRKSSRIPEDDIRLRKNRDQNCANFLEPATVLATKEEKMEIEVPVSEHKNITTVASPHPIDNPTHFFSSAASHNGLKERHESLDSEVAKEIRYLDEVLEANCCDSSADNPFNGTSSPEPSAVSVMDGSGASVNVSNSSAPSEREENVADKQTPLVVEPSEDSITHENLKSNGHSFSGLKDDTRESLKVPGSPTSSNSSRRSSKDGETTLTTLKKEAKFELRAFHEDKKPSKLFEDEEEKEKYRVRKVRPSEEMMELEKERRELIKSQAVKKNPNIAAKWWNPPQEKTLEDQLDEEHLESHKKYKERKERQQQQGATSFVPPEPVTIKKEDIVTEQIDFSAARKQFQQMEHSGLSQGQAPPRRSGTPKMFSIKPFYKSLNSPHVDRPLPSLTRPVSVCGPAGQPEGNSATVVKAQKVSCASEDDTSTQTTTADPVRELPCSDSSRAGQASKLWAEDGEFMSARAVFTVVKDDGQGMLDQFPKSGSASSPPEELDSGLDDLSVRSQDTTVLETLSNDFSMDNISDSGASNETMSALQESSLADFSLPQTPQADTPAECRGEGISKSFSDPGCDSPSSALADSMLIDDQLEYHAGLLVQNAIQQAIAEQADKASCRKEETRLEKEVSVKEQPATTGPAPASKGQQNPMFEPPQVSSPVQEKRDAIPKISKEEDSGLREGKSLQQSPVYSASQPFLVEENRHEVSYFSKYSEAAELRSTASILATQESEVTVGPFKLRSRKQRTLSMIEEEIRAAQQREEELKRQRQGLQMAPSPVIKSAPPMPTTRTVSYKTAPGKIEKIKPPPSPTTEGPVSQSDPPPEEPAGAQRPKNLMQTLMEDYETHKTKRRERMDDSSVLEATRVNRRKSALALRWEAGIYANREEDE
- the PALM2AKAP2 gene encoding PALM2-AKAP2 fusion protein isoform X3, which gives rise to MEIEVPVSEHKNITTVASPHPIDNPTHFFSSAASHNGLKERHESLDSEVAKEIRYLDEVLEANCCDSSADNPFNGTSSPEPSAVSVMDGSGASVNVSNSSAPSEREENVADKQTPLVVEPSEDSITHENLKSNGHSFSGLKDDTRESLKVPGSPTSSNSSRRSSKDGETTLTTLKKEAKFELRAFHEDKKPSKLFEDEEEKEKYRVRKVRPSEEMMELEKERRELIKSQAVKKNPNIAAKWWNPPQEKTLEDQLDEEHLESHKKYKERKERQQQQGATSFVPPEPVTIKKEDIVTEQIDFSAARKQFQQMEHSGLSQGQAPPRRSGTPKMFSIKPFYKSLNSPHVDRPLPSLTRPVSVCGPAGQPEGNSATVVKAQKVSCASEDDTSTQTTTADPVRELPCSDSSRAGQASKLWAEDGEFMSARAVFTVVKDDGQGMLDQFPKSGSASSPPEELDSGLDDLSVRSQDTTVLETLSNDFSMDNISDSGASNETMSALQESSLADFSLPQTPQADTPAECRGEGISKSFSDPGCDSPSSALADSMLIDDQLEYHAGLLVQNAIQQAIAEQADKASCRKEETRLEKEVSVKEQPATTGPAPASKGQQNPMFEPPQVSSPVQEKRDAIPKISKEEDSGLREGKSLQQSPVYSASQPFLVEENRHEVSYFSKYSEAAELRSTASILATQESEVTVGPFKLRSRKQRTLSMIEEEIRAAQQREEELKRQRQGLQMAPSPVIKSAPPMPTTRTVSYKTAPGKIEKIKPPPSPTTEGPVSQSDPPPEEPAGAQRPKNLMQTLMEDYETHKTKRRERMDDSSVLEATRVNRRKSALALRWEAGIYANREEDE